Part of the Methanothermobacter sp. MT-2 genome is shown below.
AATACCCGACAAATACGGTCCCTCTGAACGAAGAGTAGAACCCCTAAGAGAGCTTATCAAAAGAGTAATCGGAATAGAGTTGGTAAAATGATAAAAAAAGGAAAAATTATTAAAGTCGCAGGTCCCGTCATCATCGCGGAAGGAATGAGAGGAACACAAATGTATGAAATGGTAAGAGTAGGCGAAGAAAAACTAATAGGAGAAATCATCGAACTTGAAGGCGACACAGCCACCGTCCAAGTTTACGAAGAAACAACAGGAATCAAACCAGGAGAAACAGTAGAAAGCACAGGCGGATCCCTCTCAGTAGAACTAGGACCCGGGATCATAGGCGCAATCTTTGACGGAATACAAAGACCACTAGAAAACATCAAAATACTCACCGGGGACTACATACAAAGAGGCGTTGACGTACCACCCATCCCCAAAGACAAAAAATGGGAATTCAAACCACTAGCAGAACCCGGACAAAAAGTACAAGGCGGAGACATCATCGGAGAAGTCCAAGAAACATCAGCAGTATCACACAAAATCATGGTACCACCAAACATTTCAGGAACACTGAAAAGCATAGAACCACAAGGAGAATACACAGTACTAGAAGACATAGCAGAAATAGAAACAGAAACAGGCACCCAGAAAATCCAGATGATGCAAAAATGGCCAGTCAGAAAAGCAAGACCATACAAGAAAAAACTAGACCCAGACATACCCCTCATAACAGGCCAAAGAGCACAGGACACATTCTTCCCAGTAGCGAAAGGTGGAACAGCAACAATACCAGGACCATTCGGATCAGGCAAAACCGTAACCCAACAACAACTAGCCAAATGGGCCGACGCAGACATAATAGTCTATGTAGGATGTGGAGAGAGAGGCAATGAAATGACAGAAGTACTAAAAGACTTCCCAGAACTCGAAGACCCAAAAACAGGAAAACCGCTCATGGACAGGACAGTGCTCATAGCAAACACCTCAAACATGCCAGTAGCCGCAAGGGAAGCTTGCGTATACACAGGCATAACCATAGCCGAATACTTCAGAGACATGGGATACGACGTCGCCCTCATGGCAGACTCAACATCAAGATGGGCAGAAGCCATGAGAGAAATCTCAGGCCGACTCGAAGAAATGCCCGGAGAGGAAGGCTACCCAGCATACCTCGCCTCAAGGCTAGCACAATTCTATGAAAGAGCTGGCAGAGTCATAACAGTCGGAACAGAAGACAAAGTAGCATCAGTATCAATAGTAGGAGCAGTATCCCCACCAGGAGGAGACTTCTCAGAACCCGTTACACAAAACACTCTAAGAATATGTAAAGTATTCTGGGCACTTGACGCTTCACTCGCAGACAAAAGACACTTCCCAGCCATAGACTGGCTCCAAAGCTACTCACTCTACATAGACAGCATAGAAACATGGTGGGCTAAAAAAGTCGACCCAGAATGGAGGACAATAAGAGACAATGCAATGGCCCTACTACAAAAAGAAGCCGAACTCCAAGAAGTAGTCCAACTTGTAGGACCCGACGCACTACCAGATAGGGAAAGAATAACCCTCGAGACCACAAGGATGATACGCGAAGACTTCCTCCAACAAAACGCCTACCACGAAGTCGACACCTACTGTTCACCAGAAAAACAATTAAAAATGCTTAAAACCATAATGAAATTCCATGAAAATGCAACAGAAGCACTAGAAAGAGGAGCCCCAGCAGCAGACCTTGTGAACTTGCCAGTGAAAGAAGAAATTGGACGTATGAAATACATACCTGAAGATGAGTTTGATGAAAGAATCAAAGAAATCGAAGAAAGGATCGTCCAACAATGTAATGAGGTGTTAAGATGAAAGTAGATATTAAAACCCGAGAATACACCACAGTAAGTGAAGTATCAGGGCCCCTCATGATCGTGGAAGGCGTTGAAGGAGCAGCATACGGAGAAATCGTTGAAATAGAAACACCAACCGGCGAAAGAAGAAGGGGCCAGGTACTTGAAGTGCGGGAAGATATCGCCGTCGTGCAAGTATTTGAGGGCACAAGCGACCTTAACACTGAAACAACAAAAATACGCTTCACAGGAGAAACAGCAAAAATAGGCGTCTCCATGGACATGCTAGGCCGTATATTCGACGGTACAGGAAAACCAATAGATGGTGGCCCAGAGATCATCCCAGAAAAAGAACTTGACATTAACGGTTTCCCAATAAACCCATCAGCACGAGCATTCCCAGCAGAGTTCATCCAGACAGGTATATCAACAATTGACGGTATGAACACCCTGGTTAGGGGACAGAAACTACCGATCTTCTCGGGTTCAGGATTGCCACACAATGAACTAGCAGCCCAAATCGCAAGACAAGCAAAAGTACTCACAGAAGAAAGCGAATTCGCAGTTATATTCACAGCCATGGGTATAACACACGAAGAAGCCAATTACTTCATGCGAGACTTTGAACAGACCGGTGCCCTGGAACGTGTGACAGTATTCATGAACCTTGCAGACGACCCTGCCATCGAACGTATAATCACGCCGAGAATGGCTCTTACAACAGCCGAATATTTCGCATTTGAACATGACATGCACGTGCTCGTTATATTAACAGACATGACAAATTATTGTGAAGCTTTAAGGGAGATATCAGCTGCCAGGGAAGAAGTTCCTGGTAGGAGAGGATATCCCGGTTACATGTATACCGACCTTGCAAGCATCTATGAAAGAGCAGGGCGTATAATCGGCAAAAAAGGGTCAATAACCCAGATGCCAATCCTAGTCATGCCACAAGATGATATAACGCACCCAATACCAGACCTCACAGGTTACATCACAGAAGGCCAGGTTGTGCTAAGCCGCGAACTCCACCGAAAGGGTATATACCCCCCAGTGGATGTTCTACCATCCCTATCAAGGCTCATGAGCGGTGGAATAGGTGAAGGAAGAACCAGAGAAGATCACAGTGGCGTTTCAGACCAACTATATTCTGCATATGCAGAAGGTCGAGACCTCCGCGACCTCGTGGCCGTGGTCGGTGAAGAAGCATTAACTGACAGGGACCGTAAATACTTGCAATTTGCTGATGAATTCGAAAAAAGATTTATAAACCAGGAACGCGACGAAGACAGATCAATCGAAGAGACTTTAACCCTTGGCTGGGAGCTTCTAAGCATATTACCACGCGCAGAACTCAAGAGAGTGGCCGAGGAACACATAGACAAATACCTGCCAAAAGGGGAATAAACACCCCCATATAACATTATTTTAGGGGGGATAAGATGGCGCAAGAGATAATTGAAGGGATCAACCCAACAAGAATGGAGCTTCTAAAACTTAAACAGAGGGAGAAGCTCGCTGTCAAGGGCTACAACCTATTAAAGGAGAAAAGAAACGCTCTTATCATGGAATTCTTCAACATCCTAGAGAGGGTTAGAGGGGCTCGTGAAAGAGTCGAGGAGAAATTAAAGGAGGCATTCGAGGACCTGACAGAAGCGCAGATAATGATGGGTGACATGGCCGTTAACAAGGCTGCTATGGCCGTTAAAGAGTTTATCAAGGTCGATATAGACTCTAGGAATATAATGGGTGTTGTTGTCCCGGTGATAGAAATAGAATCAACAGAAAGATCCATGGTCGAAAGAGGCTATGGTCTAGTAGATACTTCAGTTAAACTTGACGAGGCTGCTAAGAAGTTCGAGGAATCAGTGTCCCTCATAGTAGAATTGGGGGAGATTGAAAAGAGTGTAAGGTTGCTTGCAGGGGAGATAGAATCCACAAAAAGGAGAGTTAACGCACTTGAACATATAATAATACCAAGACTTCAGAATACAGTAAGTTACATTGAGATGCGGTTAGAGGAGATGGAAAGAGAGAACTTCGTGAGATTGAAGATGATTAAAGAATCCATGGAGATGGAGTAATGGTCAGAATATTAACAAGGCTTGGCGAGGTTAAAAGGGCGGCTGAAAGATATGCGAAGGAATTAGTAGATTTCAGATTGGTCGATGCTGACATTTATGGTCATCTGAGGGCTATACTTGCAGCTGAGAATGTGAAAGTGAGAGCAGGTGAAATAAAACCTATAAAGATAAAAAGGATTAGGATACCCCCAAATCATCTAGTTTACTTGTGTGCATATGCAACTCATGGTTTAGGGCATGTGATTGCAGCAGGGGAGGAAGTGCCTTTACCTATTACCATGGAGCGGAGTGCTGATCATGCAACTTTTGTAGCCGCCCTACCTGGTGAAATTAAAAAGAATGATCTTTTAGGCGTGCTGATAGTTTTACCAGTAGAATTAACCCATTAAACATCTTCTCTTTTTCTATTTTCTCGGCGTGGAGAATTCTAGGGGTTTGAATTTTTTTTCTCCTGTTAATGGAAGTTTTGATTGTGTGGAATTTCTATGTCTTCGATCTCTTTTTCTGTTTTATGAGAATTTTAATTGGATTTCAAGGATATCATCATGTAGTATACATTTTGTTTTTATGTCCTCATGTTTCTTTTCTACTTCTCTTATCCTGTAAAGTACGTTTGTAAGCGCGCTTGTAGTGAACATCCCAAAGCTTTTCTCGCCCTTGGATGATACCAGGAGAAGTGAGACCCCTCCGTCTTCTATTTTGACGTTGTAGTTTATCGCGTTAAGGTATATTGCATCCGCTAAACGCAGAAGGATCTTAATATATTTTATTGGGAGTCCACTTACACTTATAAGCTCTTTTATTTTATCATTTTCTCGACATTGTTCAATATCAATATCCATAAACTTAACACCCCTTATTCTATTATGGTATTTTATAAAATAAAACTTATAATAATAATGTAATGAGGAACGAAATGGATAGAACTGAAAGACTTATAAGGAAACAGATTGTTATCCTTAACAGGCACGTGCCAAGAAAGAGGAAAACCCTCAAAGAACTTCTAAGAGAGGAAAAACCCCACGTGATCGGAGCCGATGGGAGCAGGCACAGGTTCAAGTCAAAAGAACTTGAATTCCTAGCATCCCTAATCTCTGGGGATGAACAAGAGCGCCTAAGATTACCTATATACATTGAAATAGATGCATCAACCTCAGGCGCCCGGATAAAAGGGAAACTTGAAGTCAAAATAATCTCAAAGATCATAGACAAGGAAATAGACGAATATAATACGCCAGACGAAATATACATCTACAATCCCCAGATGAAGGTTTTAAGGAAAAAACTCCCAACCACAACCCAATACATCTTCCTAGTCAACGAACATTAAAGGTGAAATATCCAATGAGCAGAGACCCCATAGAAGAATACCTCAAAGACCCAGACAGGAGAGCGAAAATATTCCTAATACTAACATGGGGAATGATAATTACAAGAATCCTAATTGCAATAGGACTCATCATATTCATACTAATACTCCTAGGCATAATACAAGTACCGGTATAATTTACTTGATGGGGGTTAAGGCCCCTATAACCTTACCAAAACTCCTTTTAATAATCCCCCGGAGAATATTGAGATTTTTATGAGAATCAAGTAAAGTCGCCACCGGTTCTCCCCCTTCTATTATCGAACCTTTACAAGGTATATCATATACCCTCTGGAAGTTAAGATCACCAACCTGACACCTGAAAGGAGCATAAACTATCCTCTTCATAGCATACCTTCTCATTAAAGGTTCATCTACAAGTTCGCCCTCACAAGCCCTGATATGAGCAGACAACATATTAATTCCAAGGGAAAGCTGAGCACATTCAAAAGTGCCCTGGATACGGGGATTAACCTCAATCACATACACTCCGCGCGAAGACAAAACCATATCAACACCATTCGACCCTAAAAGAGACAAACTCTCAATGATATCCTCCCCAATCCCCTTAATCTCTGGATAAGGTGCAGGCACAACATTCCCCACATAGATAAAATTACTCCTCCAACCCCTAATACTAGTATCTATCAATTGCCTGCTTGTTAAAACCGTTATAGCATCCCTGCCAGTGGAAAGCACCGAAGCACTTAAATGCAACCCCTCAACAAATTCTTGGAGGAGGAAAGGCCCCTTAGGCGGTTCTCTAACATCTGATAAAAGAGAAACCCCAAAACCCCCAGAACCCCGCAAAGGCTTTACTAAAAACCTTTTTCCAGGCTCCTGTCTTTGTATCTCCCAAGCCTCCTCTATATCATCCAATTTATAAGTTGCTGGAAGTTTAAATCTTCCACGAAGCTTCTTATATAAACTGTGCTTATTTTCTATCCTTCGCGTCTTCTTATTACCAAGAATTTTCCTGGAAGGAAAATCCTCAGGGAGACCTCCACTTAAAACTATGATCCAGTCAACCTCATCTACAAAATCCCTAGCTAAATCCCTAAGCTGAGATGGTCTAAAACTTTCATGGAACCTCCCAGAAGACTTTAAAGGCCCCTGTTTTAATATACATCTTCTCTCATGATAAAAATTGAAATCCACCGGACAATAATAACTCACAGAATAAACCTCAAATCCAAGATCATACGCTGCCTCGGCAACTGGCCTCGTATTCGCACCTACTATTAGGAGCCTCTCCATTTTTAAAACCCTATAAAAGAATTAAATTAGAAGTATAGTCCCGAGCGGAGTCGAACCGCTGTCACCGGGTCCAAAGCCCGGTAGGATTACCACTACCCCACGGGACTAAACATTAACAGGAACATTCTCTTTTTTTGAAAAGGAGGGAAGTTTTATAGTCCCGAGCGGAGTCGAACCGCTGTCGATGGGTCCAGAGCCCATCAGGATTGCCACTACCCCACGGGACTAACCTATATCAATCCACTTTCAAATATAAAAGTTCGTAGAATATGATATAAATATTTTTTGGTGAACATGAAAAGAGCGGGGACATTTAACCAGCCACCGCTGCTAAACCCCCCCTAAAGGGGGGGGATACAACAAGGGGAGGCTGAAAGGATAACCTTTATACTTCAAGGATATACATGTAACTTACAAGGCTGAGAGAGCCCGGTAGGGTATGAGGAGAGGATGTGGAGGGGGCTGGGTCCCAAAAGGCCCGTAGAAAAAAAACCACTCCTCATGATCCCTTACTAGAATGTGATTGAAGGGCAAGTTCTCTCGATGAGATGGGAAGCCCCAGTCCGTCAAGACGGGGATAGTTCACCATCCCCCTAAAGGAAAAAAAACTAAATATGCCATAAGACTTGTTAGAGATGCTGTGAACACCCCCCCCGAGTGGGGTGGATGGGCTTATCCTATACTTTTATCCGAGGAATTTTCTTAAACTCGCAGTTTCCACTATCCTATCCTGGATCATGCTCGGCTTATTAAGTGACAAACTCTGGTTTATATCATCAACTAAACGTTTATGTTTTTCATTAATTTCTATATCAAAATGTTCCTTGATTCTCCAGTATAAATCCTCGTCCAAGTAAGGTGAATCAGGGTTAATATACTTTAAGGCATCTAACATGTCCCCTTCAAAATTTATGTAAATTTCATGGAGGTATTCCAAATCCTTTTCAGAGAATGCGCTGAAACCGAGGATCTCAGGGGGCACCCCAATGGAATAAAGGGCTGCGGTAAAGGTTATGGCCCTTGGAAGTGAAACTTTCCCTATGCTCCTTGAATACCCGAACAATCCTATGTGGAGCTTCCTTTTCCTCCTTCTTGGCACATATTTGGACACTCGATTTATGATATCTGCAAGTTTTAGGACTTGGCGACGATATTCTCTACAATATTTTTCCATGATTTTCACTGCAACTTCGACATCTATTTCCTGTGCTTTACCGGGCTTTTTTGATTTTAACTTGTCAACGGCTTTTATGACCTCTCGTGGTGGATGATCATATTTGAAAGATGACTGTAATGTGAATGTATAAGTGCTGGGATATTCTTTTATGACGTTATCTACATTGGATGGTGTTAGGCTTCCTCTGAAAGGCGCTGAGCCCATTCCTATAATAGGATATATTTTTATCCCTGTTTCCTCCTCGATTTTTTTGAAATCGTAAAGGGCGATCTTATTAAGTATAATGGCGGATATTATCCCATAATTCATGGAGGGGTCTGAACGTGCCAGGAACACTCTTTGGTGGTTGATATCTTTCCCATCCAAATATTCTCGGGTTATGGTGGCCGCGGTTAACATTCCCTCGCGGTCTTCGAATAGTGGTATTACATTTATTGTTTCTGGTTTGAATTCTCCTATCCATTCTTTTATTGTCACGTCCCCAAGTGAGAAGTCTTGTTTTCCTACAACAAACCTTCTATAATAATTGTAGATGCGATTAAGCGAATTGCTAGAGGATGTCATGGGTAGTATAACTTCGAATACTGGGGCTATTTCCATTCCATAGAATAATGTTGCTGTATCATATGAACGGGGTATGCTTTCGAGGGTTTCAAGGAGTATCTTCGCCTCTTCTCGCTCCACTGTAGGGTTAGGAACTCTTAGAGTTAATCTACAATCCTTTCCGAGCACGTTTTCTTGGAAGAATGATTTATAATTCGCGAGGAGTTTTTTCACAACATAATTGTCAACTTCTTTGCCTTCACAATCCCACATTTGCTCGTCACATCCAAAATGGGAGAATACATAATATGCTTCTTTTATCTCATCTTCTCCTGTAAGAAGTGGACTTGAGGCGAAGAATGGAGGGTTCACATTATCTGGATGTTGTGTGCTCATACACCTTGGGATCTTCATAGGCACTCCCTCATATAATGGGATCAAAAATAGGATATAAAGGTTCTGATGGGGAAAATTACCCTTGAAAATTTTAATAGGGGGTTATCTACAGTTTCCCTTTTATTCCCATTCTTATAAGTTGTTTGGAGAGATGGCGCCTTGCACAAGTTGGAACTTCATAATAGCCCTCCTTTAACTGTCTTGGGATTTTCCTCGGGATTTTTTCACCATTTCTCAATCTTTTACCACAATTTGGACATTTGAACCCTTTACCTTGTCCTGCTGATTTCATCCTTTTACCACAAGAGCAAATAGGATTTTCATATATTATTAGAGGTTTAACCTTCTCTATTCTTATTTTTTCAATGTTCAAGGTCCCATGGACTCCTACACCACCAAATACTTCCACTTTGTCACCTGGCCTTAACTTCTTTATTATTTTTCTAAAGTTTTTTGTGGGTTCATAGGCAGCACATTCTATTTCACCAGAGTCATCCTTAAGTGTGAAGAATACGTGGCCCCCTTCGATGACGCGAGGCTTGTCCTTCACTTCACCCGAGACGACGTAACAGCCAAATTGTTTCATCTGGGATATATTGTCAATTTTTTGAATGTGTTGATCGGTATGTTGGTTGGTTTCGAAGATGCAGTATCTTTCGATTTTTTCTCCAACTTTTATCATTTGATGGGCTTTCAGTAGGATTTCGGGTGATTCTCCTCTTATACCATAGAGTATTGGGCAGGGCGTGTGAGGTTCTATGGCTATATAATCATCGTCAATGTTATCAAATGTCCAAGGGTATGTTTCTTCGTCCATTTTTTTAACAGAATCCTTGTCTATTTTCCTCTTTTTACCATAATTTTCTGGTGAGCGGTAAGCGATAAGCTCATAGGTTTTATCGGGTAGAGGGCATCCAATAGCTGCAAGGGCGCCTATAACACCCCTACCATTCTTGTACTCGTAAATTTCGGCTCCCAGTTTATCCGCTAATCTTCTTGCATCTTCTATGGTTAGTATTCGTCTTATGGCATCGAGGGCGAATTTTCTTAAATCATCATTGACTTGGCCTTCATAGAATACTACACCAGGGTTCGTATCCTCATTTTGGAGTTCTGAAAATCTTGAAACAAAAGATAAAACTATCTCCTTTATCTTATTGGCTTCTTCAATCTCCCGGACTTCTATTTTAAATGATACTGCCCCGTTACCCCTTGTTTTGTTAGGGGCGAATGGGTTGAGTCTTATTAACCTAGGATAACCACTAATAGTATAACCGCAAACCTTAAGTTTCTCAATTATCAAACATAAGATGTAGGTGGTGCACATTCCATTTGGAGAATCTGTATCATCAATACCTACATGTAACATGTTTTTTCACCCTGGTGATCCAAATTGAACGTTATGAAAAGGGAGGAAATACTCCAAGAATTATATGATCTGCTCGCAAACCATGGTTTTAGAATATCCCATATTTATGAGAGGAGCTGTTTTGACCTTCTAGCAAGGAAGAAACTCCTACTACTCCTACTAAAAGTACTCGTTAATATCGATGCTATTAATAGTTTACAAGCTCATGAAATAAAAAAGGTTGCCTACACCTTCCTCGCAGCACCCCTTATCATAGGCCTGAAATCCAAAACAGACTACCTTGAAGAAGACGTGGTATATGAAAGACATGGCATACCAGTCATAGCCCTTAAAACATTGAAGAATATGATTATAGAAGGCCACCACCCAGAAGTGTTCGCTGACAGGGGAGGCTATTATGTTCAGATTGATGGTGACACCCTAAGAGAGGTTAGAGAAGAATATAATATGTCACTTAAGGATCTTGCAGATCTGGCCCATGTATCAAGGGAGACCATTTACAAGTATGAGAATGGTATTGTAAGAGCTTCACCTGAAACTGCAATGATACTCGAAGAAATACTAAACATAAAAATAATACTTTCAATTGATCTTTTCAAGACCCCCGGGATTGATAAGGATATCGTGGAAAATAGCTCGGATAAACGGGCTGAGAAACTTGCTGAATTAGGCTTTGGGGTGATCCAAACCCAAAAAGCGCCATTCGACGCCCTTGCCAAGGAGAGGAAATTCGAGAATACGGTTATAACAGATCTTGAAAAGAATAGGGATCCTCGAACCCTTAAGAGGATGGCGGTTCCCTTAAAGGACATATCATTGATCACGGGATCGGATGCTGTTTTCATATTAAAGAATCCCAAGATCAAGGAATCCTTTGAGGGCATACCAGTGATCAAAGATTGGGAGATAGATGAAATAGAAAGCTCAAAGGAATTCCTAAAGATAATAGGCGAAAGAAAAGGATACAATTAATACCTAAACAGCAAAGTGAAGGTTTCCTCGGCCTCATCTGTAGATGCGACGCCTATACTAACCATGTCAAGATAATCTATCCCCTCCAGGAATTTGAAGGCTTCATCAGGTTTTAATATGCCAGCGGCTAATACCTTATGCGCCATGATAACCTTACCAGTATCTAGTATAAGCTCCCTGAGTTCTCTTCTCTCATCTTCTAGGAAACCAGGAAAGTCCATCATATATCCAAGCTTGTTCAATGGTATCATGTAAATATCAAAAAGATCTAATATATCAGAGGCGAGAAGTTTCATTGTAGTATTCCTTGGAAAAGCAGTTATAAGACCACTCACCACACCCATATCATTTATAAGATCAAGCATATCCCCTAATTCCCCCACATCTAGTCTATCAGAATATTCCTCATCTAATAGCATAACATCCGCCGCCAAATCAGAAAAGATTTCAACATCCTCCTGGAACCTACCAGCCCTCACAGTCCCGATAATAGTAAAATCTAGGCCAGATTCAATGACCCCAGTTAATGCTTCAATAACTGGATGTTCTGGTATAACTTGTATGGCCTGGACTCCCAACTCATAAGATTTTTCCATGATCTTCTGGATATTCCTCGGCTTATTATAAAGGTCTATCTGATATAAGCGAGACCTATGGCCAAAATATGTTAAACCTGCAAATGGTGCTGTTCCCAGTGAAGTGCATGGTATCTTCTTATCTTTGATTTTAATGGATCCTTCAAACATGGTAACAATCCACTCTATGGTAGTGTGTAAAGATATATTAAGTTTCTATGATAAACATATTCTATCCTCAAGATTGATCTTTGCGATTACATTATATTAAATTTTCAGCAGGTGAGATATCATGAAAGTACTTGTTGCGGATTCAATCAACGAAAAAGGGATAGCGGAACTTGAAAAGGCGGCTGAAGTCGTGGTTGATACAAGTATAAGACCAGATGAGCTTTTAGAAACCATAAAGGATTTTGATGCTATTATTGTAAGGAGTCGGACGAAGGTTACAAGGGAAGTTATAGAAGCCGCTCCTAGATTGAAGATCATTGCAAGGGCTGGTGTGGGTGTGGATAATATCGATGTCGATGCCGCCACAGAAAAGGGTATCATGGTCATAAATGCCCCTGAGTCCACTTCCATTACAGTGGCGGAACATACCATGGGTTTAATGTTAGCACTTGCAAGAAAGATACACCTTGCTGATAAGTCTGTTAAGGAAGGTAA
Proteins encoded:
- a CDS encoding A1AO ATPase, subunit A; amino-acid sequence: MIKKGKIIKVAGPVIIAEGMRGTQMYEMVRVGEEKLIGEIIELEGDTATVQVYEETTGIKPGETVESTGGSLSVELGPGIIGAIFDGIQRPLENIKILTGDYIQRGVDVPPIPKDKKWEFKPLAEPGQKVQGGDIIGEVQETSAVSHKIMVPPNISGTLKSIEPQGEYTVLEDIAEIETETGTQKIQMMQKWPVRKARPYKKKLDPDIPLITGQRAQDTFFPVAKGGTATIPGPFGSGKTVTQQQLAKWADADIIVYVGCGERGNEMTEVLKDFPELEDPKTGKPLMDRTVLIANTSNMPVAAREACVYTGITIAEYFRDMGYDVALMADSTSRWAEAMREISGRLEEMPGEEGYPAYLASRLAQFYERAGRVITVGTEDKVASVSIVGAVSPPGGDFSEPVTQNTLRICKVFWALDASLADKRHFPAIDWLQSYSLYIDSIETWWAKKVDPEWRTIRDNAMALLQKEAELQEVVQLVGPDALPDRERITLETTRMIREDFLQQNAYHEVDTYCSPEKQLKMLKTIMKFHENATEALERGAPAADLVNLPVKEEIGRMKYIPEDEFDERIKEIEERIVQQCNEVLR
- a CDS encoding A1AO ATPase, subunit B — translated: MKVDIKTREYTTVSEVSGPLMIVEGVEGAAYGEIVEIETPTGERRRGQVLEVREDIAVVQVFEGTSDLNTETTKIRFTGETAKIGVSMDMLGRIFDGTGKPIDGGPEIIPEKELDINGFPINPSARAFPAEFIQTGISTIDGMNTLVRGQKLPIFSGSGLPHNELAAQIARQAKVLTEESEFAVIFTAMGITHEEANYFMRDFEQTGALERVTVFMNLADDPAIERIITPRMALTTAEYFAFEHDMHVLVILTDMTNYCEALREISAAREEVPGRRGYPGYMYTDLASIYERAGRIIGKKGSITQMPILVMPQDDITHPIPDLTGYITEGQVVLSRELHRKGIYPPVDVLPSLSRLMSGGIGEGRTREDHSGVSDQLYSAYAEGRDLRDLVAVVGEEALTDRDRKYLQFADEFEKRFINQERDEDRSIEETLTLGWELLSILPRAELKRVAEEHIDKYLPKGE
- a CDS encoding tRNA(Ile2) 2-agmatinylcytidine synthetase TiaS — translated: MLHVGIDDTDSPNGMCTTYILCLIIEKLKVCGYTISGYPRLIRLNPFAPNKTRGNGAVSFKIEVREIEEANKIKEIVLSFVSRFSELQNEDTNPGVVFYEGQVNDDLRKFALDAIRRILTIEDARRLADKLGAEIYEYKNGRGVIGALAAIGCPLPDKTYELIAYRSPENYGKKRKIDKDSVKKMDEETYPWTFDNIDDDYIAIEPHTPCPILYGIRGESPEILLKAHQMIKVGEKIERYCIFETNQHTDQHIQKIDNISQMKQFGCYVVSGEVKDKPRVIEGGHVFFTLKDDSGEIECAAYEPTKNFRKIIKKLRPGDKVEVFGGVGVHGTLNIEKIRIEKVKPLIIYENPICSCGKRMKSAGQGKGFKCPNCGKRLRNGEKIPRKIPRQLKEGYYEVPTCARRHLSKQLIRMGIKGKL
- a CDS encoding A1AO ATPase, subunit D: MAQEIIEGINPTRMELLKLKQREKLAVKGYNLLKEKRNALIMEFFNILERVRGARERVEEKLKEAFEDLTEAQIMMGDMAVNKAAMAVKEFIKVDIDSRNIMGVVVPVIEIESTERSMVERGYGLVDTSVKLDEAAKKFEESVSLIVELGEIEKSVRLLAGEIESTKRRVNALEHIIIPRLQNTVSYIEMRLEEMERENFVRLKMIKESMEME
- a CDS encoding phosphoenolpyruvate carboxylase, with amino-acid sequence MKIPRCMSTQHPDNVNPPFFASSPLLTGEDEIKEAYYVFSHFGCDEQMWDCEGKEVDNYVVKKLLANYKSFFQENVLGKDCRLTLRVPNPTVEREEAKILLETLESIPRSYDTATLFYGMEIAPVFEVILPMTSSSNSLNRIYNYYRRFVVGKQDFSLGDVTIKEWIGEFKPETINVIPLFEDREGMLTAATITREYLDGKDINHQRVFLARSDPSMNYGIISAIILNKIALYDFKKIEEETGIKIYPIIGMGSAPFRGSLTPSNVDNVIKEYPSTYTFTLQSSFKYDHPPREVIKAVDKLKSKKPGKAQEIDVEVAVKIMEKYCREYRRQVLKLADIINRVSKYVPRRRKRKLHIGLFGYSRSIGKVSLPRAITFTAALYSIGVPPEILGFSAFSEKDLEYLHEIYINFEGDMLDALKYINPDSPYLDEDLYWRIKEHFDIEINEKHKRLVDDINQSLSLNKPSMIQDRIVETASLRKFLG
- a CDS encoding putative HTH-type transcriptional regulatory protein MTBMA_c13530 produces the protein MNVMKREEILQELYDLLANHGFRISHIYERSCFDLLARKKLLLLLLKVLVNIDAINSLQAHEIKKVAYTFLAAPLIIGLKSKTDYLEEDVVYERHGIPVIALKTLKNMIIEGHHPEVFADRGGYYVQIDGDTLREVREEYNMSLKDLADLAHVSRETIYKYENGIVRASPETAMILEEILNIKIILSIDLFKTPGIDKDIVENSSDKRAEKLAELGFGVIQTQKAPFDALAKERKFENTVITDLEKNRDPRTLKRMAVPLKDISLITGSDAVFILKNPKIKESFEGIPVIKDWEIDEIESSKEFLKIIGERKGYN